TGTTTACCTGAAAAAAGAAATAATGCAAAGGTGTAATAAATATCTCAGTAACATAAAGTCAACTATACTTATATCTGTGAAATCTGCCAAAGTTAGAAACATTAgttgttaatttaaaaaaaactaaaaaaaactaaatgctaattaaaggaaatttgtcaccAGATATTATTTAGCACATTAAACTGTTGGTGGAAAGTGCCAGTTAGGAGTCTCCAGGTGCATAGAAAATGGAGTCTTCCTCTTCTAATTACTAAAGTGGATTTCTTATCAGAGAAAACATCTTAAAATTGTATAAACAGTATGAGGGACACATCAAATTTTCTACaccaatttttttccataaaaaaaaaagacataagtgatGCCTACAGATGACATTAGGTCAAATTTTGAGACAATTGGTGAATGTCCCCACTTTTAAAAGTGGAGTGAATTAATTACAGATTAGTTTGATTTTAAAAAGTGACCAAAAGGTCAAATCTTCATGCCAAAAAAACTCacttttactttacttttttaGACATGGGCGTACACCACCTTGTACTTGCATTAAAAATAATATTACTTTGAGTGAGTTCATAAATTTCAGAAAGCAAAGAGATACTTAAAACTGACAACAAAACCACTGTGTTACAGATTTTGTGGATTCATTGTGCCTTATACTGGAAAACACAGCCAGGCTGGGATCTAGGTTGACAGCAGCTGATCTATAGGGCAAGAGCAACAAAGACATGGACTCCAAACTTATACAGAGTTGGATCTAGACTTTTAAAACCCAGACAAACAGAGACATTGACTTAGAACTTGTTCAGACTACTCAAGATATTTGaaacagtcttaggctacttccacacttatGTTTTTTTTGGGTAGTGTgacccggcagaggatctcaataccagaaaaagacaaaaaaaaaatcaaaacagatccatttAAATCCGGTATTAAGATCTTCTGCTGGATTTCAATAACAGAATTAAcaatgcaaatgtgaaagtagcctgacagaGACTTCAGAAGAAAACAGTGTTGTATAAAAGCTGTTACACAGTTCAGTTTTGGCCACACAATTCAGACAGAACATCACTGATAGAAGTGAGGAACTAAATGAAAAGACTAACAAACACACAGACAAGAGGAGCAGATTCAGACACAGACTAAAAGTCGTGCATCCTTTATTGAAGAACAAGATGGAGATATTTTGAATAGAACAGGATTGCTTGCCTAGAACACTTTAGATACCAACATGTTTTGGACAAGGAAAATTTATTAAGCCCAGTCTTTTAGACacaggtcttaataaagccctaagctgatGGTGGATCTGCCTAAGTCATCACATTGgggcatccagcaccagtctaaatgtaagacagctccttAGCATTAACATTAagacaattttctatgcctaaaacagatgcctcacccatgccatgcccacaattttagaactaGAGTGAGTGGGGTTAAGTCACAGATAGTGGCTCAACTGACCGttgtggtggggcgggcgtgggcgaacgcacgtgtgggcgaccgatcaggcctgatcgggcaaacactgcgttttgggtggagggagaactaaagtgacactaatacaattatagatctgaccgtgatcagttttgatcacttccagatactataaaagtacaaatgctgattagcgatacgctaatcagcgaataacggactgtggtgcggtgggctgggcgctaaccgatccctaaactacctaaacaaggggcctaaactatactgaaacctaacggtcattaccagtggaaaaaaaaagtgacagtttgcactgatcacttttttcctttcactagtgattgacaggggcgatcaaaggggtgatcaaagggttaattggggtgatctgggggctaagtgtggtgtagtgggtactcacagtgatgtgtgctcctctgctcctctgctggaaccaaccgaccaaaagaaggagcagaggagcacagcagccatataaccccatcatatttactaatatgatgggttaaatggctgctgattggattttttaaaaatcagcaacctgccagccaacgatcgtggccggcaggctgctgacgaaatactctactgcgaaatgccggcccgcgatgcgcatgcgcgggccggctgtgacgtgatctctcgtctcgcgagatgacgcgccgatgcgtccaggaggtacaaatcaaccacctcccggacgcatcggtgcgttaggcggtcgggaggtggttaataagagTTGATTTCTTACTAAACACTTCTCACTTTCAGGACAACAAAATGGCTTCTCGTGTTTAAGTTCTCAGATGTGTATCACAATTTGATTtgtgactaaaacatttcccacattcaggacattaatatggcttctctcctgtgcaaATTCTTAGATGTGttacaagatttgatttatgatTAAAACATCGCTCGCAtgcaggacatgaatatggctttaaTCCTGTGTGGGTTTTTTCATGGTTAATAAGACTCaatttctcactaaaacacttcccacattcaggacatataAATGACTTCTCTCCCATGTGAATTCTCAGATGCATATGAAGACATGATTCACGATTAAAACATTTTGCAGATTcgggacatgaatatggcttctctcctgtgtgagttctcagatgtttaTCAAGATGTGATTTGTAGCTAAAACACTTATTAAGGACATGGAAATGACTTctgtcctgtgtgagttctctgatgtttgataagacttgatttctcagtaaaacatttctcacattcaggacctgaaaatggcttctctcctgtgtgatttctcagATGTCTATCAATTTGTATTTTGtagctaaaacacttcccacattcaggacatgaaaatgtcTTCTCTCCTGAGTGAGTTGTCAAATGTGCATCATAAGTTGATTTGTgactaaaacacttctcacattcaggacatgaaaatggcttctctcctgtgtgagttctctgatgtgtaaTAAGATTTGATTTGTTagtaaaacatttttcacatttaggacatgaatatggcttctctcctgtgtgaattctcagatGTTTACAAAGATCTGctttctgactaaaacatttcccacattcagaacatgaatatggcttttctcctgtgtgagttcttagaTGTTTACTAAGATCTTttttctgactaaaacatttcccacattcaggacatgaatatggcttctcttttgtgtgagttctcagatgtttaCAAAGCTCTGctttctgactaaaacatttcccacattcaggacatgaatagggcttctctcctgtgtgagttctcagatgtgttTCACAATTTGATTTGtagctaaaacacttcccacattcaggacatgaaaatgccttctctcctgtgtgagttctctgatgtgtaTTAAGATTTGATTTGtcagtaaaacatttctcacatttaggacatgaatatggcttctctcctgtgtgaattctcagatGTTTACAAAGATCTGCTTTCTGACTAAAACaattcccacattcaggacatgaatatggcttctctcctgtgtgagttctctgatgtgtaTTAAGATTTGATTTGtcagtaaaacatttctcacatttaggacatgaatatggcttctctcctgtgtgaattctcagatgtttacaaagatctgatttctgactaaaacatttcccacattcaggacatgaatatggcttctctcctgtgtgagttctcagatgaaTATTATGATTTGATTTGtcactaaaacacttcccacattcaagaCATGAAAATGCCTTCTCTCTtgtgtgagttctttgatgtTTAATAGGatttgatttctgactaaaacctTTCTCACATTCAGAAAACGAATATTGCTTtcctcctgtgtgagttctcagatgtttaTCAAGACATGATTTGTAGCtataacacttcccacattcaggacatgaaagtggcttttctcctgtgtgattttTTTTCGTATTCAAAGTTGTCTCATATTCTGAACATGGAAATGTTCTTTCATTTTTGTGAATGTCCATGTGCATATAAAGGTACGattcattttgaaaatgtttCCCACATTCAGAGCTCACAGACATTTCACACAGTCTATGTCCAGTGCTATTATTGACAATCTGTGATTGATTATCTTCTACTTTATAAGAAGTAGATAAAATTAGACATCTATGGAAGCCTCTTATCCAGTGTTTACCTGAAAAAAGAAATAATGCAAAGGTGTAATAAATATCTCAGTAACATAAAGTCAACTATACTTATATCTGTGAAATCTGCCAAAGTTAGAAACATTagttgttaattaaaaaaaaactaaaaaaaactaaatgctaattaaaggaaatttgtcaccAGATATTATTTAGCACATTAAACTGTTGGTGGAAAGTGCCAGTTAGGAGTCTCCAGGTGCATAGAAAATGGAGTCTTCCTCTTCTAATTACTAAAGTGGATTTCTTATCAGAGAAAACATCTTAAAATTGTATAAACAGTATGAGGGACACATCAAATTTTCTACaccaatttttttccataaaaaaaaaagacataagtgatGCCTACAGATGACATTAGGTCAAATTTTGAGACAATTGGTGAATGTCCCCACTTTTAAAAGTGGAGTGAATTAATTACAGATTAGTTTGATTTTAAAAAGTGACCAAAAGGTCAAATCTTCATGCCAAAAAAACTCacttttactttacttttttaGACATGGGCGTACACCACCTTGTACTTGCATTAAAAATAATATTACTTTGAGTGAGTTCATAAATTTCAGAAAGCAAAGAGATACTTAAAACTGACAACAAAACCACTGTGTTACAGATTTTGTGGATTCATTGTGCCTTATACTGGAAAACACAGCCAGGCTGGGATCTAGGTTGACAGCAGCTGATCTATAGGGCAAGAGCAACAAAGACATGGACTCCAAACTTATACAGAGTTGGATCTAGACTTTTAAAACCCAGACAAACAGAGACATTGACTTAGAACTTGTTCAGACTACTCAAGATATTTGaaacagtcttaggctacttccacacttatGTTTTTTTTGGGTAGTGTgacccggcagaggatctcaataccagaaaaagacaaaaaaaaaatcaaaacagatccatttAAATCCGGTATTAAGATCTTCTGCTGGATTTCAATAACAGAATTAAcaatgcaaatgtgaaagtagcctgacagaGACTTCAGAAGAAAACAGTGTTGTATAAAAGCTGTTACACAGTTCAGTTTTGGCCACACAATTCAGACAGAACATCACTGATAGAAGTGAGGAACTAAATGAAAAGACTAACAAACACACAGACAAGAGGAGCAGATTCAGACACAGACTAAAAGTCGTGCATCCTTTATTGAAGAACAAGATGGAGATATTTTGAATAGAACAGGATAGCTTGCCTAGAACACTTTAGATACCAACATGTTTTGGACAAGGAAAATGTATTAAGCCCAGTCTTTTAGACacaggtcttaataaagccctaagctgatGGTGGATCTGCCTAAGTCATCACATTGgggcatccagcaccagtctaaatgtaagacagctccttAGCATTAACATTAagacaattttctatgcctaaaacagatgcctcacccatgccatgcccacaattttagaactaGAGTGAGTGGGGTTAAGTCACAGATAGTGGCTCAACTGACCGTTGTGCTGCCACTTGCGTCTGAGATATGCCTAATTTTGTCATATTTCAGCTTGTTAAAttacccccatagtgtccctcctCATAGAGGCCAGTATGTAAAGAAAGGAGGCAGTTATGCACTGCCACACTGAAACATAGCCCTAGATACAGAACCACAATATCCAGCAACCAAGTCACACTGTATACAAAGGTGAACAGTGAACAGACATATAACACTTTTTAAATTTAAATCTCAATATGTCTATGAGCACCACAGAAAACAGCTAAGACATCTAGAAATGTAGTTTACACGGCAGCCATTAAGATAAACTGCTATCTATCGAATACAAAGCTTGCGTTCCACAGAACAGAAGCAGCATGGGCAGCAGCTGACTGGCATTGGTTGCTAAAGTCATGTCTACTTTTCGCCAATATCCCCAATGTTTTATTGTGGCTTCATCCAGTGGCTTATTAGTAAAAATATAATAGTAAAAATTATTTTGCTCTAGCAAATTCATAAGCTTCTTTATTTTCCATATTAAACTTGATTTTCAATTTCCGTGCCCCAAATGTCCCCATAATAACACATTACCCCCAGTGTATTAAATACAATCTGCCTAAATCATCAGACACTGTTATAGGTTCAGAGCAAGGAGAGGGTGTCTATTACTCCGTCTACTGCTCCGAGAAACATAAGACACCACCAGTTCTGCTTGAAACAGATGCTGGGGAAGCATTATACAGAGTATATGGGATTTTTATGTGAAGAGTATTAGAGATGTTCCATTGTCTCCTGCGTTTATCTCATCTGTTTCTTCACACTACTATAGCCCACAAACCCTACGCTGTCTGATGCATTCCATATTTACAATAGCACATGGCCAGGCTGCCATTTTTCACAATTTAGGTGTGGTCTCTAATTTCAAAATTAATTTTAGTAAATTACaagctggaaaacccttttaagtaaatTTTTGGGACCAAGTAtagaataaaattaaataaatttgctCACTTGATGTTCATGTTTGTTCTGGGCTCCCACTCCACACTTCATCCAGCAATTGGCTTctatctgctgacaagctttttaTGCCAACATTATGGCGATCTAAGGATTATCCTACTATCCAACAGCGGTATTAAAAATGTGTTGATTTCTGCAGATTTGAGGAAGTGGGACAACCATTCCAAACAGACCCAAAAAGACTTTACTGCATGCGCTTTTCTGgcattttttgtgccattttttctgaTCCCTTTTTCCCATACAGTGAAATAGGTGTAAAAatatcacacacaaaaataataattacttcAGCATGCCTTACTTTTAAAAGGAACAAGCAAGAAAAAAATGTCACCTAAATAATAAATGCACcagaagcaaaaagaaaaaagcttGTGTGTCctactatttttaattttttccccaAAGATTTTAAAATGAAATCTGGAACTAAATGTGTATATGGCAAAGAAATGTGTGCAGTAAAATCAAATCAAACCAAAGTGGTTATAGCGGCTAACAGGACGAGTCTGCAGAGAATGTTGTGACAGATTTGCAAATGTTAACCAACCTTTCGAGATTTCAGAACAAGATAAAAATGACTACATTTATAGCAGACTGAAGATTAAATAATGTGCACCAAATATCTGCAACTAAAATGTTCATAAATGGAGACAATAATTTACTAGAAAAAATTTATAGGACAAAAACAGCACAATTCCTTCCTACTGTTTGAGACTCGGTGAGTCGAGCAGAgcacaaaataattatttttggcGATCAGGCTGGTAAATGAGGTGCACTTCATATACTCTAACAAACCTggcacattattagccacattttagACACAAACCTGTTAATACTTCTGCCCCACTGTTTCTTATACACAGCACAGATTACAATATCTTATGATTCCTTCCACTTACAGTCAGTTCATTGACACTTACCAGGCATGCACTCTACACACAGATTCAGGACTTGACACTCAGTGTCttctcctcagcaagtcagtgaTCTGAGTATATTCCCTTGGTGAATTCCAGCTTTTTGGGCCATGCTTGGTGTTTTATACCCCTTGGGTGGCTATAGCTAtcagctcctcctcttccccttaGGAGACGCCCAGTCTCACTTTCATAATCAATGCAATCTTTTATCATCAGATGCGGCTTCTCTCATTACCATATGCAATGGCAGAATAATGGTGCCTAATCCTCATCAACCAGTTTAGCATTTTCTAGCCTCCTGAGATGGTCCTTCATTTACACATTGTATTTGCAGGGTGGAGACCTATTGTTCACACTCCTATTTAGCATCTGTAAGAGATTCCTGGGATACTCAGAGACCTTTTCATATGAAAATCAGTGTAAACAATGAGCATTTTACATCCTGATGAGATACATTCCATCCAGACATATTATCACATGACTCTCCATCTATAattcacatacagtcatgtgaaaaaattaggacaccctttgaaagcatgtggttttttgtaacatttttaataaaaggttatttcatctccgtttcaacaatacagagagattaaagtaatccaactaaacaaagaaaactgaagaaaagtcttttcaagatcttctgtaaatgtcattctacaaaaatgcctattctaactgaggaaaaagataggacaccctcacatgtattccctcttaaattggctcagatctcacacaggtatatcacaccaggtgcacataattagtagatcgttactctgcatgttgaatgaggcttgccctatttaaacctcagacatttagtttggtgtgctcctgactgttgaagtgagagtgagcaccatggtgagagcaaaagagctgtcagaggacttcagaaaaaagattgtagcagcctatgagtctgggaagggatttaaaaagatctcaaaagattttgaaatcagccattccactgtccggaagatagtctacaagtggagggctttcaaaacaactgccaacatgcccaggactggtcgccccagcaagttcaccccaagagcagaccgcaagatgctaaaagaggtctccaaaaaccctaaagtgtcatctcgagaactacagcaggctctggctactgttgatgtagaagtacatgcctctacaatcagaaagagactgtacaagtttaacttgcatgggaggtgtgcaaggaggaaacctttgctttccaagagaaacatcaaggccagactgacatttgccagagataaagttgacaaagaccaggacttctggaataatgttctttggacagatgagtccaaaattgaattatttggacacaacagcagaggacatgtttggcgtaaaccaaacacagcattccaagaaaagaacctcataccaactgtgaagcatggaggtggaagtgtcatggtttggggctgctttgctgcagcaggacctggtcagctcaccatcatagaatccacgatgaattctactgtgtatcagaaggtgcttgaagaacatgtgagaccatcagttagaaaattaaagctgaagcggaactggaccatgcaacatgacaatgacccaaaacatactagtaaatcaaccaaagattggctgaaaaagaagaaatggagagtcctggaatggccaagtcaaagtccagatttgaatcccattgagttgctgtggggtgacttgaaaagggctgtacgtgcaagaaacccctcaaacatctcacagctgaaaaagttctgcattgaggagtggggtaaaatttcctcagaccgatgtcgaagactggtagatggctacaagaaccgtctcactgcagttatttcagccaaaggaggtaacactcgctattaggggcaagggtgtcctatctttttcctcagttagaataggcatttttgtagaatgacatttacagaagatcttgaaaagacttttcttcagttttctttgtttagtcggattactttaatctctctgtattgttgaaacggagatgaaataaccttttattaaaaatgttacaaaaaaccacatgctttcaaagggtgtcctaattttttcacatgactgtatatgaaaTACTTCATATTACATCTAGTATAATAGATCAGAAGACTTTCAATATTCAAAGGTTCATATTTCTTACAGATTCCAACTAGTAAATGAATGACTTGAAGAGGAATAAACCCTGTATGACAACTTTACAtgagtatttgtttttttttaaggttgtcAGGCTTACACTTTTCAGTTCTAAACAATATAATTTACTGACAGAGACTTGACCACACAATCATGTATAAATGTTCTTGTTCCATGAAGTTAATTTAGTAGCAATTATTACATTCACAGACAtttctatttttctgtttgtTCTATCAGCCAAATTATAGATGTTATAtcacacttaattttttttttaatacttttttttggtaTGACACAATGACTAGAAGGTCCACACTGTCTGCTATGTAATTCACCTGTGGCCATCACCATGATATACACTTTCAGGCTGTCCTCACTGGGCTCTCAGATATCTGTTGCTTCATCATGAGTTCTGAGAATGTAGACCTCTTCTGGTCATCTGCTTGGATTTTATCTGACTGTACTTATTCACTTACACCTTTGAGTCCATTTTATAGTCTTTAGTCATTAAAAATATATGATGCTTCATAACAACTGATCAACTTGAAGAACAAAATAATTTATGATCATTGTTTCATTATATATGTTTCTGCTGTGCTCACAGTCAGACTCTGACTGGCCCACATGGTACAAGTGAATCGTCCCCAGGCCAGTCCGAGGACtttttgtatactacaaattacaacccgttttcacattccctaataactcagtgtgttattaggttgattcccgaGCAAAAAGTCACTGGTTCGAATTCAGGAgtagccatgaagaagatttcccaagaaaaaagagacagcatcatccagctcatctaTAGCGGTATCCGGCCATGAAAAGTACTATCTttcatcatgtgagtgccatgacggttagaagaatatgaaatgaagtgtgtcaacaagtcggctcatcacaaggtctatcagttctggcacaACAAACACTACAGTAGAGGTGGCTCGTATGCTTCAGAAcagtgagatcacagatgtccatgcaagcaccatgcaacatacattacacaagtctggaatggtggccagaaaaaaggtgaagaagccttgacttcaatatcgtcataagatGCAGCGGCTCAAGtttccaaaatagtaccaacagctGGCAGTAGAAAATGTAAAACAGGTACTTAAGCAATGAgaca
This is a stretch of genomic DNA from Bufo gargarizans isolate SCDJY-AF-19 chromosome 3, ASM1485885v1, whole genome shotgun sequence. It encodes these proteins:
- the LOC122931779 gene encoding gastrula zinc finger protein XlCGF17.1-like translates to MPGGKQYSFSECEKGFSQKSNPIKHQRTHTREKAFSCLECGKCFSDKSNHNIHLRTHTGEKPYSCPECGKCFSQKSDLCKHLRIHTGEKPYSCPKCEKCFTDKSNLNTHQRTHTGEKPYSCPECGNCFSQKADLCKHLRIHTGEKPYSCPKCEKCFTDKSNLNTHQRTHTGEKAFSCPECGKCFSYKSNCETHLRTHTGEKPYSCPECGKCFSQKAELCKHLRTHTKEKPYSCPECGKCFSQKKDLSKHLRTHTGEKPYSCSECGKCFSQKADLCKHLRIHTGEKPYSCPKCEKCFTNKSNLI